From the genome of Pseudoliparis swirei isolate HS2019 ecotype Mariana Trench chromosome 10, NWPU_hadal_v1, whole genome shotgun sequence, one region includes:
- the si:dkeyp-38g8.5 gene encoding uncharacterized protein si:dkeyp-38g8.5 isoform X1, which yields MEINDHAYTSTTFNTFSPAEFSYKMSAKEVEDFVKLRVSNTYLFSGRRNTSMWAWRAILKQMGLQHKMTHCQASKKWENMKKRYKGLKNPSDGMKVFPDAWPYFNLMDDAMEGRLEGNAPILKAFPTNGDFLPISKHKKRKVSMATHSPPLLLAGGPEIEVLLNGDEDEEVAEEANREIDRAMQEMEHGRDMLDGEKQVMEREKQVVERERQVLQRERASLDRDVAALDRDRASLERERATMEREKTVMERERALVEKDRDVVSRDRLALEREKAQPDRLATTSERTEEVTEDGGGEKDSVVTDRKEQFLNLFEKLIENF from the exons ATGGAAATCAACGATCACGCCTACACGAGCACCACTTTTAATACGTTCAGCCCCGCGGAGTTCTCATATAAAA tGAGTGCAAAAGAAGTCGAAGACTTTGTGAAGCTGAGGGTTTCAAATACTTATCTCTTCTCAGGGAGGAGAAACACTTCCATGTGGGCATGGAG AGCCATCCTGAAACAAATGGGCTTGCAGCACAAGATGACCCATTGTCAAGCATCCAAAAAATGGGAAAACATGAAGAAGAGATACAAG ggGCTGAAGAACCCGTCAGACGGAATGAAAGTGTTCCCTGACGCGTGGCCTTATTTCAACCTGATGGACGATGCCATGGAGGGTCGGCTGGAAGGCAACGCCCCCATCCTCAAGGCCTTCCCCACCAACGGCGATTTTCTACCCATCTCCAAACACAAGAAGAGGAAGGTATCCATGGCGACTCACTCCCCTCCGCTTTTGTTAGCAGGCGGACCGGAGATCGAGGTTCTCCTGAACGGAGATGAGGACGAGGAAGTGGCGGAGGAGGCAAACCGGGAAATAGATCGCGCCATGCAAGAAATGGAGCATGGGAGGGACATGTTGGACGGCGAAAAACaggtgatggagagggagaagcaGGTGGTCGAGAGAGAGCGGCAGGTGCTGCAGAGGGAAAGAGCGTCGCTGGACAGGGATGTCGCCGCTCTGGACCGAGACAGAGCCTcgctggagagggagagggcgacgatggagagggagaagacggtgatggagagggagagggcgcTGGTGGAGAAGGACAGAGATGTCGTGAGCAGGGACCGGCTGGCTCTGGAGCGAGAGAAAGCCCAGCCGGACAGACTTGCCACGACCAGTGAACGGACTGAGGAGGTCACGGAGGACGGCGGCGGTGAAAAAGACTCGGTCGTCACGGACAGGAAGGAGCAGTTCCTCAACTTGTTTGAGAAACTCATTGAAAACTTTTGA
- the si:dkeyp-38g8.5 gene encoding calcium-binding and coiled-coil domain-containing protein 2 isoform X2, giving the protein MGLQHKMTHCQASKKWENMKKRYKGLKNPSDGMKVFPDAWPYFNLMDDAMEGRLEGNAPILKAFPTNGDFLPISKHKKRKVSMATHSPPLLLAGGPEIEVLLNGDEDEEVAEEANREIDRAMQEMEHGRDMLDGEKQVMEREKQVVERERQVLQRERASLDRDVAALDRDRASLERERATMEREKTVMERERALVEKDRDVVSRDRLALEREKAQPDRLATTSERTEEVTEDGGGEKDSVVTDRKEQFLNLFEKLIENF; this is encoded by the exons ATGGGCTTGCAGCACAAGATGACCCATTGTCAAGCATCCAAAAAATGGGAAAACATGAAGAAGAGATACAAG ggGCTGAAGAACCCGTCAGACGGAATGAAAGTGTTCCCTGACGCGTGGCCTTATTTCAACCTGATGGACGATGCCATGGAGGGTCGGCTGGAAGGCAACGCCCCCATCCTCAAGGCCTTCCCCACCAACGGCGATTTTCTACCCATCTCCAAACACAAGAAGAGGAAGGTATCCATGGCGACTCACTCCCCTCCGCTTTTGTTAGCAGGCGGACCGGAGATCGAGGTTCTCCTGAACGGAGATGAGGACGAGGAAGTGGCGGAGGAGGCAAACCGGGAAATAGATCGCGCCATGCAAGAAATGGAGCATGGGAGGGACATGTTGGACGGCGAAAAACaggtgatggagagggagaagcaGGTGGTCGAGAGAGAGCGGCAGGTGCTGCAGAGGGAAAGAGCGTCGCTGGACAGGGATGTCGCCGCTCTGGACCGAGACAGAGCCTcgctggagagggagagggcgacgatggagagggagaagacggtgatggagagggagagggcgcTGGTGGAGAAGGACAGAGATGTCGTGAGCAGGGACCGGCTGGCTCTGGAGCGAGAGAAAGCCCAGCCGGACAGACTTGCCACGACCAGTGAACGGACTGAGGAGGTCACGGAGGACGGCGGCGGTGAAAAAGACTCGGTCGTCACGGACAGGAAGGAGCAGTTCCTCAACTTGTTTGAGAAACTCATTGAAAACTTTTGA